A genomic stretch from Sphingomonas faeni includes:
- the pspB gene encoding envelope stress response membrane protein PspB codes for MDDLTPVLVCAVLFIGLPWVILHYITKWKQAPRITEEDEKLLDEMQMLARRLEDRVMTVERIIAADNPDWKPGLGTTQSPYLSDQQSDRTSDRRN; via the coding sequence ATGGATGACCTGACCCCCGTTCTCGTCTGCGCGGTATTGTTCATCGGGCTGCCGTGGGTGATCCTGCACTACATTACCAAGTGGAAGCAGGCGCCGCGGATCACCGAGGAAGACGAGAAGCTGCTCGACGAGATGCAGATGCTCGCCCGCCGCCTCGAAGACCGCGTGATGACCGTCGAACGGATCATCGCCGCCGACAATCCGGACTGGAAGCCGGGCCTCGGCACCACGCAATCGCCGTATCTGTCGGACCAGCAATCCGACCGCACTTCTGATCGGAGGAACTGA
- a CDS encoding SufE family protein: protein MATLTDIREEYDFLEPDDRYRLLIDLGKELEPMPDALKTDATLVRGCSASVWVYPTTTDDGRLHFLADSNAAITKGIIALVLLTVQDQAPSAIVATDIKAELAPFDLSKQLSSNRTQGIPNMIALIRETAERYEK, encoded by the coding sequence ATGGCCACCCTCACCGACATCCGCGAGGAATACGACTTCCTCGAACCCGACGACCGCTACCGCCTGCTGATCGACCTCGGCAAAGAACTCGAGCCGATGCCGGATGCGCTCAAGACCGATGCGACGTTGGTGCGAGGGTGTTCGGCGTCGGTGTGGGTGTATCCGACTACGACCGACGACGGTCGGCTCCACTTCCTGGCCGACTCGAATGCGGCGATCACCAAGGGGATCATCGCGCTGGTACTGCTGACGGTACAGGATCAGGCGCCCAGCGCGATTGTCGCGACCGACATCAAGGCGGAACTCGCGCCGTTCGACCTGAGCAAGCAGTTGAGTTCGAACCGGACTCAAGGGATCCCGAACATGATCGCGTTGATCCGGGAGACGGCGGAGCGGTACGAGAAATAA
- a CDS encoding SulP family inorganic anion transporter has product MPTLIPKLTTWRADLPASIVVALVALPLCLGVALASGAPLFAGIISGIVGGIAVGLFSKSPLSVSGPAAGLTVIVLTAIESMPSYQMFLMAVVLSGVLQICFSLTRAGILSEFVPSSVITGMLAAIGLILILKQIPHAVGFDREAEGIFEFSTANGINTFSRITESLSAAVTPGAILIAGVSLAFLFWWDGAKPKNGPLRFVPGPLVVVLIGIFGNMLLGAVKPDWQLQETHLVQVPITQTLSQFPSLFTFPDFSGITMGIVWSSAVTLAIVASLESLLSVKAVDEIDPRRRSTDKNWELMAQGGGNILSGLIGGLPVTSVIVRSSANVDAKAESKLSTVLHGFWLLVSVALIPAVLNLIPLSALAAVLIATGYKLTKPKLYTERFKQGWTQFIPFVVTVGAILFTDLLEGIVIGLAVGFVFVVARNFRTAITFACDDEDCLVRARRNLYFIHKYELQKSLDRVPDNANLLIDLSSTSYVDLDNVDIINAFIKGAQYRGITVLIRGDLALRTVKLINAPQTEVRFA; this is encoded by the coding sequence GTGCCGACTCTCATTCCAAAGCTTACCACATGGCGCGCGGATCTTCCCGCCTCCATCGTCGTCGCGCTCGTCGCGCTTCCCCTCTGTCTCGGTGTCGCATTGGCGTCCGGCGCGCCGCTGTTCGCGGGCATCATCTCCGGTATCGTTGGCGGCATAGCCGTCGGTCTGTTCTCCAAGTCGCCTTTGTCGGTCAGCGGCCCCGCGGCCGGGCTGACGGTCATCGTTCTCACTGCGATCGAGAGCATGCCGAGCTACCAGATGTTCCTGATGGCGGTCGTGCTCTCAGGCGTTCTCCAGATCTGTTTCTCGCTCACGCGTGCGGGTATCCTCAGCGAGTTCGTGCCGTCGTCGGTCATCACCGGCATGCTCGCGGCGATCGGCCTGATCCTGATCCTCAAGCAGATCCCGCACGCCGTTGGTTTCGACCGCGAGGCCGAGGGTATTTTCGAGTTCTCGACCGCGAACGGCATCAACACCTTCTCGCGGATCACCGAGAGCCTCAGCGCGGCGGTTACACCGGGCGCGATCCTGATCGCCGGCGTCAGCCTCGCCTTCCTGTTCTGGTGGGATGGCGCAAAACCCAAGAACGGGCCGCTCCGCTTCGTTCCCGGCCCGCTGGTCGTCGTGCTGATCGGCATCTTCGGCAACATGCTGCTGGGTGCCGTGAAGCCCGATTGGCAGCTGCAGGAGACGCACCTCGTCCAGGTCCCGATCACGCAGACGTTGTCGCAATTCCCATCGCTGTTCACCTTCCCCGACTTTTCCGGGATCACGATGGGGATCGTCTGGAGCAGCGCGGTCACGCTCGCAATCGTCGCCAGCCTAGAATCGCTGCTGAGCGTCAAGGCGGTCGACGAGATCGACCCGCGTCGTCGCTCGACGGACAAGAACTGGGAGCTGATGGCGCAGGGCGGCGGCAACATCCTGTCCGGCCTGATCGGCGGCCTGCCGGTCACGTCGGTGATCGTCCGCTCGTCGGCGAACGTCGACGCGAAGGCCGAGAGCAAGCTTTCGACGGTGCTCCACGGCTTTTGGCTGCTGGTCAGCGTCGCGCTGATCCCCGCGGTTCTGAACCTGATCCCGCTCTCGGCGCTCGCCGCAGTGCTGATCGCGACCGGCTACAAGCTGACCAAGCCCAAGCTCTATACCGAGCGCTTCAAGCAGGGCTGGACGCAGTTCATCCCCTTCGTCGTGACGGTCGGTGCGATCCTGTTCACCGACCTTCTCGAAGGCATCGTCATCGGCCTCGCCGTCGGCTTCGTGTTCGTCGTCGCGCGCAACTTCCGCACCGCGATCACCTTCGCCTGCGACGACGAGGACTGCCTCGTCCGGGCCCGCCGCAACCTGTATTTCATCCATAAATACGAACTGCAGAAGTCGCTCGATCGCGTGCCGGACAACGCGAACCTGCTGATCGATCTCTCGTCGACCAGCTATGTCGATCTCGACAACGTCGACATCATCAACGCGTTCATCAAGGGCGCGCAATACCGCGGCATCACCGTGCTGATCCGCGGCGATCTGGCGCTCCGCACGGTGAAGCTGATCAACGCCCCCCAGACCGAGGTCCGTTTCGCATGA
- the pspC gene encoding envelope stress response membrane protein PspC — MSGSRTQFYLDKQNAKWKGVCAGISDYTGIDVLFVRVAMVVLTLAGGFPWTLLAYWLVAWMGHAKPIGLYETPDDAKFWQGVRSNPKRSTAEVRSKFRDIDRRLADIETHYTSRNSTSLAAEIDSLR; from the coding sequence ATGTCCGGCAGCCGCACCCAGTTTTACCTCGATAAGCAGAATGCCAAGTGGAAGGGCGTCTGCGCCGGGATCTCCGATTATACCGGGATCGACGTGCTCTTCGTCCGCGTCGCGATGGTCGTGCTCACGCTCGCCGGCGGCTTTCCCTGGACGCTGCTTGCCTATTGGCTGGTCGCCTGGATGGGGCATGCCAAGCCGATCGGGCTGTACGAGACGCCCGACGACGCGAAGTTCTGGCAGGGAGTGCGGTCGAACCCGAAGCGCTCGACCGCCGAGGTCCGGAGCAAGTTCCGCGACATCGACCGCCGCCTCGCCGACATCGAGACGCATTATACCAGCCGCAACAGCACCAGCCTCGCGGCAGAGATCGACAGCCTGCGCTGA
- a CDS encoding carbonic anhydrase, with the protein MRQYKQLLLANKAWSAEIIEESADFFQRQLVGQNPEFLWIGCSDSRVSPEQMTMTPPGNMFIHRNIANLVNDDDMNLMSVLQYAVDVLGVRHIIICGHYACGGIRATLDGGTTGPVDDWLSTARGVLHDHADEIDAQPDREQKVNRLVEVNVRDQLIRLARTKTIQGAFARGQEVLLHGWVYDIRDGLIKPMMEIDSKTVLEEVGRPDKVLV; encoded by the coding sequence ATGAGGCAATACAAGCAGCTCCTGCTCGCCAATAAGGCGTGGTCGGCCGAGATCATCGAGGAAAGCGCCGACTTCTTCCAGCGCCAGCTGGTCGGGCAGAACCCGGAGTTCCTATGGATCGGCTGCTCCGACAGCCGCGTCAGCCCGGAACAGATGACGATGACGCCGCCGGGCAACATGTTCATCCACCGCAACATCGCCAACCTCGTCAACGACGACGACATGAACCTGATGTCGGTGCTGCAATATGCGGTCGACGTGCTCGGTGTCCGCCACATCATCATCTGCGGCCATTATGCGTGCGGCGGCATCCGCGCGACGCTCGATGGCGGCACCACGGGCCCGGTCGACGACTGGCTCTCGACCGCGCGCGGCGTGCTGCACGACCATGCAGACGAGATCGACGCGCAGCCCGACCGCGAGCAAAAGGTCAACCGGCTGGTCGAGGTCAATGTCCGCGACCAGTTGATCCGCCTCGCGCGCACCAAGACGATCCAGGGTGCGTTCGCGCGTGGCCAGGAAGTGCTGCTGCACGGCTGGGTCTACGACATCCGCGACGGGCTGATCAAACCGATGATGGAAATCGATTCAAAGACCGTGCTGGAAGAGGTCGGACGGCCGGACAAGGTACTGGTGTAA
- a CDS encoding J domain-containing protein, whose protein sequence is MARSTTRSSDWGFPRWRAYGASTEAVTVRLCDRHGCNEPGNCPAPKSPNSPDRWYFCMNHAGEYNRGWNYFEGLSAEEAAEREAAETRTADGYTDPKHYAWAGSGDGSRSRDEMRALEVLDLEPDATFEDVRAAWRRMAKANHPDVRPDDKDAAKRFQGVQAAYEVLKAAEDQRTWKPA, encoded by the coding sequence ATGGCTCGAAGCACTACACGTTCGTCCGACTGGGGTTTTCCGCGCTGGCGCGCTTACGGCGCGAGCACCGAAGCGGTGACCGTTCGGCTGTGCGATCGGCATGGCTGCAACGAGCCCGGCAACTGCCCGGCACCGAAATCGCCCAACAGCCCGGACCGCTGGTATTTCTGCATGAACCACGCGGGCGAATACAACCGCGGCTGGAATTACTTCGAGGGGTTGAGCGCAGAGGAAGCCGCCGAGCGCGAGGCCGCCGAGACGCGAACCGCGGACGGCTATACGGATCCGAAGCACTATGCTTGGGCTGGTTCGGGCGACGGCAGCCGCTCGCGTGACGAGATGCGCGCGCTGGAGGTACTGGACCTGGAACCCGATGCGACGTTCGAGGACGTGCGCGCGGCATGGCGGCGGATGGCGAAGGCGAACCATCCAGATGTCCGGCCGGACGACAAGGACGCGGCGAAGCGGTTCCAGGGCGTGCAGGCAGCGTATGAGGTATTGAAGGCGGCCGAAGATCAGCGGACCTGGAAGCCGGCGTGA